In the Bacillus shivajii genome, one interval contains:
- the lspA gene encoding signal peptidase II, protein MFYYLIAVIIIIIDQWTKWLVEKNMELRESIPVIEGFFYLTSHRNAGAAFGILQGQMWLFFIATIIVVVVVVYYIQKYTKHNKWLGVALGLVLGGAIGNFIDRMLRGEVVDFFDVYIFAYNYPIFNVADMALVAGVIMLIIHVFTEEKKQRKS, encoded by the coding sequence GTGTTTTATTACCTCATTGCGGTTATCATCATAATTATTGATCAATGGACAAAATGGTTAGTCGAAAAAAACATGGAATTACGAGAAAGTATCCCGGTCATTGAAGGATTCTTTTACCTGACATCACACAGAAACGCAGGTGCCGCGTTTGGCATTTTACAAGGACAAATGTGGTTGTTTTTTATTGCGACGATTATTGTTGTCGTTGTCGTTGTATACTACATACAAAAATACACAAAACATAATAAATGGTTAGGTGTAGCATTAGGCCTCGTTTTAGGTGGTGCTATCGGTAACTTTATTGACCGAATGTTACGTGGTGAAGTCGTGGACTTTTTCGATGTATATATATTTGCTTATAACTATCCGATTTTTAATGTGGCAGATATGGCGCTTGTAGCTGGGGTTATTATGCTTATTATTCACGTTTTTACAGAAGAAAAGAAGCAAAGGAAGTCATAA